A window of the Miscanthus floridulus cultivar M001 chromosome 14, ASM1932011v1, whole genome shotgun sequence genome harbors these coding sequences:
- the LOC136504299 gene encoding uncharacterized protein — LWDALEAKFGVSDAGNELYLMEQLYDYKMVENRSVVEQAHEIQVLAKELEHFPCLLPDMFVAGSIIAKLPPSWRNFAISLKYNRQEFSVAELIGSLDVEERARAKDNCGKGVGSSATNMVQKKKSFASRNKKKKNMQENNNAKPKQTTQFKKKNNKK, encoded by the coding sequence ttatgggatgctcttgaggcaaagtttggggtttctgatgctggtaatgagttgtaccttatggagcagctgtatgactacaaaatggttgaaaaccgttctgtggtcgaacaggctcatgagatacaagtactggcaaaggaactagaacatttcccatgTTTGTTGCCTGACATGTTTGTGGCCGGCAGTATAATCGCTAagttgccaccttcttggaggaaTTTTGCTATTTCTCTAAAATACAacagacaagagtttagcgtggctgagcttattggatctcttgatgttgaggagagggcgagagcaaaagacaactgtGGAAAAGGAGTTGGGTCTTCCgctaccaatatggtgcagaagaaaaagtcatttgcatctcgtaataaaaagaagaagaacatgcaagagaacaacaatgcaaagcctaagcagaccacacagtttaagaagaaaaacaacaagaaa